The Changchengzhania lutea genomic sequence TATACTCTGCAATATTTCTGCAAAGTGCATTTTTAAGAAGCTCATAACGGTTGTCCATCTCAATACACAAGGAGTTAAGGGTATTAATAACCTTGGTATTATCCGTGATAATGGCATCTTCGCTATCTGGTAATTTTGCTAAATAGTGGCGTTCAATTTTATTAAAAAGCGTAAGCTCCACTTTTTTCGGGTCAACCAAAATAAACTTAACTTCTGCAGGGTGTTTTTTATACAAAAGCGAGGTTAAAACGGCGTTTAATCCAACCGATTTCCCTTGACCAGTCGCACCCGCCATTAAGAGGTGAGGCATTTTTGCCAAATCTACCACAAAGGTTTCATTACTAATAGTCTTACCTAAAGCAATTGGAAGCTGCATTTCTGAAGTTTGAAACTTTTTTGAAGCAATAACAGAACGCATGGAAACGATGGTCGAATTCTTATTAGGGACTTCTATGCCAATCGTGCCTTTTCCAGGAATTGGGGCTATAATCCGGATTCCAAGCGCAGATAACGATAAGGCGATATCATCTTCAAGATTTTTAATTTTTGAAATCCGAACGCCAGCTTCTGGCACAATTTCATACAGCGTCACCGTAGGACCTATCGTGGCTTTGATACTGGCAATACCAATTTTATAATTGCTTAAGGTTTCAACAATTTTATTTTTGTTTTCTTCAAGTTCTTCCTGATTGATTTTTATGCCTTCAGTATCGTATTTCTTTAATAAATCAATTGGTGGAAATTGATAATTACTCAATTCTAAAGTGGGGTCAAATTGTCCAAAATCTTCAACAAGTTTATTGGCAAGGTTGTCAGATTCAGAAATCTCATTAGGCACATGCTCAATTTTCATCTCCATATTAGTATCCTCCTCTTCTTCTTCAACGACGCTGACCTCTAGCTCCGTTTTTACTGGTTCAACTGTATTTGAAGTTTTCTTGGGTGGTGCTTTGTCTTCTAAAGGGATTTCATAAGCAGATTTAATGGCTTCAGCTTCTTCAGATAAGTTGTTGTCCAAAGGAATTATAAGATCGTCTTTCATATCTGAAAACTCACTTTTAATATCTTTTTTTGCCGATTTAAAAAGCTTGGTAAAGCTCTGGAAGGTTACTTTAAAACGAATGGCTAAATAGCTTATTAAGCCAAAAAGAAGAAGTAGAATAACACCTATTTTTCCTATATAATCTTGTAGAAATGTATTGATTTCGTAACCTATGGTTCCGCCTAGGATATCCATTTTTTCTCCGAAAAACCCAAATAAAACAGACACCCAAATCACGATTAAAATACCCCAGAACCAATGTTTTCTCAATTTGGCTTTATTGATATCCATTAAAACATAGACGCCAGAAAGAAAAAATAATCCAGAGAAGATAAAAGATGCAATACCAAAACCGCGTTGAATAAAAAAGTCACTTAACCAGGCTCCAGATTTATTAAGCCAGTTGTCGGTTTTTACATCGCGTGATGTAAAATTGGATAAGGTACTTTGATCTGCTTCTCCAGTAAAAAAGAATGAAATAAATGCAATACATAGCAGAATGCCAAATATAACAAGGAAACTGCCCAATACCAGTTTTTGCTGGTTAGACAGTTTAAAACTTGGGGATTTAAGCTTTTTATTAGGTGTTTTTTTGGGTTTGGTCTTTCTTTTCGCCATTCATGCGTTTTTGATTGGAACAAAAATACAAATTACTAACGTTTATTTTAACGGTAATAGTATTTAAAAAATCTTAGGAAGATAGATTATAAAACCTATAATGCTAGCAAAAACAGAAGCAATAAATACAGCACCTGCGGCAATATCCTTAATAATCCCGATTTTTTGATGATGCTCTGGGTGAATAAAATCTGCCATGGCTTCAATAG encodes the following:
- a CDS encoding DNA translocase FtsK produces the protein MAKRKTKPKKTPNKKLKSPSFKLSNQQKLVLGSFLVIFGILLCIAFISFFFTGEADQSTLSNFTSRDVKTDNWLNKSGAWLSDFFIQRGFGIASFIFSGLFFLSGVYVLMDINKAKLRKHWFWGILIVIWVSVLFGFFGEKMDILGGTIGYEINTFLQDYIGKIGVILLLLFGLISYLAIRFKVTFQSFTKLFKSAKKDIKSEFSDMKDDLIIPLDNNLSEEAEAIKSAYEIPLEDKAPPKKTSNTVEPVKTELEVSVVEEEEEDTNMEMKIEHVPNEISESDNLANKLVEDFGQFDPTLELSNYQFPPIDLLKKYDTEGIKINQEELEENKNKIVETLSNYKIGIASIKATIGPTVTLYEIVPEAGVRISKIKNLEDDIALSLSALGIRIIAPIPGKGTIGIEVPNKNSTIVSMRSVIASKKFQTSEMQLPIALGKTISNETFVVDLAKMPHLLMAGATGQGKSVGLNAVLTSLLYKKHPAEVKFILVDPKKVELTLFNKIERHYLAKLPDSEDAIITDNTKVINTLNSLCIEMDNRYELLKNALCRNIAEYNAKFKARKLNPNEGHQFLPYIILVVDEFADLIMTAGKEVETPIARLAQLARAIGIHLIIATQRPSVNVITGIIKANFPARIAFRVTSKIDSRTILDGSGADQLIGRGDMLFTQGNDVIRVQCAFVDTPEVEKITDYIGSQKAYPEAYMLPEYVGEESGTSLDVDISDRDKLFKDAAIVIVTAQQGSASLLQRKLKLGYNRAGRIIDQLEAAGIVGPFEGSKARQVLVTDLAALDKHLENEI